A single Oncorhynchus mykiss isolate Arlee chromosome 24, USDA_OmykA_1.1, whole genome shotgun sequence DNA region contains:
- the LOC110503159 gene encoding RAC-beta serine/threonine-protein kinase, with protein sequence MNDISVVREGWLHKRGEYIKTWRPRYFILKSDGSFIGYKEKPEMSSDHSLPPLNNFSVAECQLMKTERPRPNTFVIRCLQWTTVIERTFHVESNEEREEWMRAIQAVANGLKTRVEEAPMDITFGSPSDCSGMEEMEVAMSKSRNKVTMSDFDYLKLLGKGTFGKVILVKEKATGMYYAMKILRKEVIIAKDEVAHTVTESRVLQNTRHPFLTTLKYAFQTHDRLCFVMEYANGGELFFHLSRDRVFTEDRARFYGAEIVSALEYLHSRDVVYRDLKLENLMLDKDGHIKITDFGLCKEGITDGATMKTFCGTPEYLAPEVLEDNDYGRAVDWWGLGVVMYEMMCGRLPFYNQDHERLFELILMEEIRFPKNLAPEAKALLAGLLKKDPKQRLGGGQEDAKDVMTQKFFTSINWQDVVERKLLPPFKPQVTSETDTRYFDDEFTAQTITVTPPDKYDSLDSEDQNQRTHFPQFSYSASIRE encoded by the exons ATGAATGACATCAGTGTGGTCAGAGAGGGCTGGCTCCATAAGAGGG gaGAGTACATTAAGACGTGGAGGCCGCGGTACTTCATCCTGAAGAGTGATGGCTCCTTCATCGGCTACAAGGAGAAGCCAGAGATGTCGTCCGACCACAGCCTCCCACCCCTCAACAACTTCTCTGTGGCAG AGTGCCAGCTGATGAAGACAGAACGGCCCAGGCCCAACACGTTTGTCATCCGCTGCCTACAGTGGACCACAGTCATAGAGCGCACCTTCCACGTGGAGAGTAACGAGGAAAG GGAGGAATGGATGCGGGCAATCCAAGCGGTGGCCAACGGCCTGAAGACGCGAGTGGAAGAGGCTCCCATGGACATAACGTTTGGCTCCCCCAGCGACTGCAGCGgcatggaggagatggaggtggcCATGTCCAAGTCCCGAAACAAAGTG ACCATGAGTGACTTTGACTACCTGAAGCTGCTGGGGAAGGGGACGTTTGGTAAGGTGATCCTGGTGAAGGAGAAGGCCACAGGGATGTACTACGCCATGAAGATCCTGAGGAAAGAAGTCATAATCGCTAAG GATGAGGTAGCACACACGGTAACAGAAAGCAGAGTCCTTCAGAATACGAGGCATCCCTTCTTAACG acactgaaatACGCGTTCCAAACACATGACCGGCTATGCTTTGTGATGGAATATGCAAATGGAGGAGAGCTGTTCTTTCACTTGTCACGGGACCGCGTGTTCACAGAAGACCGGGCACGGTTCTACGGTGCGGAGATTGTGTCTGCGCTGGAGTACCTCCACTCACGGGACGTTGTCTACAGAGACCTGAAG CTGGAGAACTTAATGCTGGATAAAGATGGACACATAAAGATCACAGATTTTGGACTGTGTAAAGAGGGAATCACAGACGGGGCTACCATGAAGACCTTTTGTGGGACTCCAGAATACCTTGCACCTGAG GTATTAGAGGACAATGACTACGGCCGAGCGGTGGACTGGTGGGGTCTAGGTGTGGTCATGTACGAGATGATGTGCGGTCGACTGCCCTTCTACAACCAGGACCATGAGCGGTTGTTTGAGCTCATTCTCATGGAGGAGATCCGCTTCCCCAAGAACCTGGCCCCCGAAGCCAAGGCCCTGCTTGCTGGCCTGCTCAAAAAGGACCCCAAGCAGAG GCTTGGAGGTGGACAAGAAGATGCCAAAGACGTGATGACACAGAAGTTCTTCACCAGCATCAACTGGCAGGATGTGGTAGAAAGGAAGCTCTTGCCTCCCTTCAAGCCCCAGGTGACGTCAGAGACGGACACCCGCTACTTTGACGACGAGTTCACAGCACAAACCATCACCGTAACTCCCCCGGACAAGT ATGACAGCTTAGACTCAGAAGACCAGAACCAGCGCACACACTTCCCTCAGTTCTCTTACTCTGCCAGCATACGGGAGTGA